The stretch of DNA AAATCACGCAACCTTTAACATTGGTTAAAATCTTTCTTAATATACCATGGCATTGAAATTTCTAAACCTTGTTTCACTGTATAGTTAGGTATATACCCAAGCTGACTACATATTTTAGATATGTCTGCCTGAGAATGTTTTACATCACCAATACGGAAATCCTGATAAATTGGTTTTTTACTATGAAAAACGTCATTCTCTTTTAAATAAAATTGAATATACTTAACCAATTGATTTAACGTCGTTCTATCTCCAACAGCCACATTAAACACTTCACTTTTAACTGGAGAACTTAACGCTGCAAGAATATTAGCTTGAACTATATTTCTAATAAAACAAAAATCTCTACTTGTTTCACCATCACCATTAATAATGACATCACTCCCATGTATCATTTGTGATATCCATTTGGGTATCACTGCTGCATATGCACCATTAGGGTTTTGACGAGGACCAAATACATTGAAATAACGTAGACCAATGCAATGGAATGAATAGCAACGACTATATACGTCCGCATATAATTCATTAACATATTTTGTTACTGCATAAGGTGATAGAGGATTACCAATACGATCCTCTACTTTTGGTAATGCAGGATGATCGCCATAAGTAGAACTACTTGCTGCATATACAAAACTTTTAACTCTTTCCTCTTTTGCAGCTGTTAATATATTTAAGTACCCTGAAATATTCGTAGAGTTTGTTGTAATTGGATCATTTATTGAACGAGGAACAGAGCCCAATGCAGCCTGATGTAATACATAGTCCACTCCCTTTACAACTTTCTCACACGTAGAGTAATCTCTAATATCTCCTTTAAAAAAAGTAAAATTTTTCCATTGAGTTTCAGAAACTAAACTTTTAACCTCATCAAGATTATATTGAAATCCTGTAGAAAAATTATCTAATCCTATAATTTTTTGGTCTAACTTTAGTAAATTTTCCAATAGATTAGATCCGATAAATCCAGCTACACCTGTGATTAACCAAGTCTTAGTCTCTCTCTTCAAATTTTCAAACGCTTTATCAATTGCAGTCATAACATTCATTACCCATAGGTCATTAACTTTACAAGCGTATATCTGATTCTTCTTTTGAGAACAGATACTTTAGATCATATAAAACGTGTTCTTTCTTACCTAAGTTACGGATTGCTTCAACGCCAATATCTTTGAATTCCTGGTGTGCGACAGCGACTACAATCGCATCATAACTATTATTAGAAACTTTATCTTTCAAATTAATATTATATACATGCTTAGCTTCTTCAATAGAAGCCCAAGGATCATAAACATCAACGTTTATACCATATTCTTTTAATTCATTATAAATATCAAAAATCTTCGTATTTCTAACATCAGGGCAATTCTCTTTAAATGCTAATCCCATTATTAATACGTTTGCACCATTAACATGTATACGCTTATGTAGCATGGATTTTACTAATTGAGATGAAACATAACGTCCCATTCCATCATTAATTCTGCGACCAGCTAATATAACTTCTGGACGGTATCCGATAGATTGCGCTTTATGAGTTAGATAATATGGATCCACACCAATACAATGACCACCAACAAGACCTGGACGGAAAGGTAAGAAATTCCATTTAGTACCAGCGGCTTCTAATATAGCTTCAGTATCGATTCCCATTTTATTAAAAATAATCGCTAATTCATTGATTAGTGCTATATTCAAGTCTCGTTGAGTATTTTCAATAACTTTTGCAGCCTCTGCAACTTTAATTGAAGATGCTTTATGTGTACCAGCAGTAATAATTTGCTGATAAAGAGTATCAACAAATGAAGCGATTGCTGGAGTCGAACCAGACGTAACTTTTTTAATATTTGTTACTCGATGAGTTTTATCACCCGGATTAATTCTCTCTGGGCTATAGCCAACAAAGAAATCCCTATTGAATTTCAGTCCTGATACCGTTTCAAGAATAGGAACACAATCGTCTTCAGTTGCTCCAGGATATACTGTTGATTCATAGATAACTACATCATTATATTTTATTACTTTTCCTAATAATTCAGAAGCCTTAATCAGTGGGCTAAGGTCGGGTTGATGATGTTCATCAATAGGTGTTGGTACTGTAACAATATAAATAGATGCTTTTTTTAAATTTTCAATATCACATGTATACTGGAGATATTTAGCGTCTCCTAGCTCAATAGAAGAAACTTCTAATGTGTGATCTTTTCCTGAAGTGAGTTCAGTAATACGCTTAGCATTAATATCGAAACCTATTGTATTAAATTTTTTACCAAATTCTACCGCCAAAGGTAATCCTACATAACCTAACCCAACAATAGCAATTACATCGCTCTTTAATAACTCTCTAGACATTTTTAAGAAACCTTAACTTAATTTATATAATATTAAATTATCAATTGAAACTTATTAATTCAAAGCA from Limnobaculum xujianqingii encodes:
- a CDS encoding NAD-dependent epimerase/dehydratase family protein, whose amino-acid sequence is MTAIDKAFENLKRETKTWLITGVAGFIGSNLLENLLKLDQKIIGLDNFSTGFQYNLDEVKSLVSETQWKNFTFFKGDIRDYSTCEKVVKGVDYVLHQAALGSVPRSINDPITTNSTNISGYLNILTAAKEERVKSFVYAASSSTYGDHPALPKVEDRIGNPLSPYAVTKYVNELYADVYSRCYSFHCIGLRYFNVFGPRQNPNGAYAAVIPKWISQMIHGSDVIINGDGETSRDFCFIRNIVQANILAALSSPVKSEVFNVAVGDRTTLNQLVKYIQFYLKENDVFHSKKPIYQDFRIGDVKHSQADISKICSQLGYIPNYTVKQGLEISMPWYIKKDFNQC
- the tviB gene encoding Vi polysaccharide biosynthesis UDP-N-acetylglucosamine C-6 dehydrogenase TviB, which translates into the protein MSRELLKSDVIAIVGLGYVGLPLAVEFGKKFNTIGFDINAKRITELTSGKDHTLEVSSIELGDAKYLQYTCDIENLKKASIYIVTVPTPIDEHHQPDLSPLIKASELLGKVIKYNDVVIYESTVYPGATEDDCVPILETVSGLKFNRDFFVGYSPERINPGDKTHRVTNIKKVTSGSTPAIASFVDTLYQQIITAGTHKASSIKVAEAAKVIENTQRDLNIALINELAIIFNKMGIDTEAILEAAGTKWNFLPFRPGLVGGHCIGVDPYYLTHKAQSIGYRPEVILAGRRINDGMGRYVSSQLVKSMLHKRIHVNGANVLIMGLAFKENCPDVRNTKIFDIYNELKEYGINVDVYDPWASIEEAKHVYNINLKDKVSNNSYDAIVVAVAHQEFKDIGVEAIRNLGKKEHVLYDLKYLFSKEESDIRL